Proteins encoded by one window of Candidatus Glassbacteria bacterium:
- a CDS encoding TRAP transporter large permease subunit produces the protein MEFLPAWMFVALFGLLLIGYPVAFTIGALALLFGWLGFGLNFFNLLPLRIWGVMTNFTLVAVPLFVFMGVTLERSGLAEELLDTMALLFGRLRGGLAISVTVVGALLAASTGIVGATTVTMGLLALPTMLRRNYSPELAAGTIAASGTLGQIIPPSIVLVVLADIMNISVGDLFMGAVLPGLVLVGLYLSYILVIGFLHPVSAPPIPVEELDAITRVELLRRVMHSLFPPLALMMAVLGSIFAGIASPTEAAAVGASAAMLLVMWNRKFSMEMITGVMRTTVRLTSMVFIILVGAQTFGLTFRGLGGDDLIREFITALELSKWGVLAIVMMTLFLAGFFLDFIEITFIHVPVLTPLMVYYGFNPVWFAILIAVNLQTSFLTPPFGYALFYLKSVCPPGVTTAHIYKGIVPFVTLQLIGLVIVVFFPKLVLWLPCLVFSSQCI, from the coding sequence ATGGAATTCCTGCCGGCCTGGATGTTCGTAGCCCTCTTCGGGCTGCTGCTGATCGGCTACCCGGTCGCGTTCACCATCGGCGCCCTGGCGCTCCTTTTCGGCTGGCTGGGTTTCGGGCTGAATTTCTTCAATCTGCTGCCCCTGCGCATCTGGGGGGTGATGACCAACTTCACCCTGGTGGCGGTGCCCCTGTTCGTGTTCATGGGGGTGACCCTGGAACGCTCGGGGTTGGCCGAGGAACTGTTGGACACCATGGCCTTGCTGTTCGGGCGGCTGCGGGGCGGGCTGGCCATTTCCGTGACGGTCGTGGGCGCGCTGCTGGCCGCCTCCACCGGCATCGTCGGCGCCACAACGGTCACCATGGGCCTGCTGGCGCTGCCGACCATGCTGCGGCGCAACTACTCGCCGGAACTGGCCGCCGGCACCATCGCCGCCTCGGGCACGCTGGGCCAGATCATTCCGCCTTCCATCGTGTTGGTGGTGCTGGCGGACATTATGAACATCTCCGTGGGTGACCTGTTCATGGGGGCCGTCCTCCCCGGTCTGGTGCTGGTGGGGCTATACCTGAGCTACATCCTTGTCATTGGTTTCCTGCACCCGGTCTCCGCACCGCCCATTCCCGTAGAGGAGTTGGACGCCATCACCCGGGTGGAATTGTTGCGCCGCGTGATGCATTCCCTGTTTCCTCCCCTGGCGCTGATGATGGCCGTGCTGGGCTCCATCTTCGCCGGAATCGCCTCGCCCACCGAAGCCGCGGCCGTGGGCGCCAGCGCGGCGATGCTGCTGGTGATGTGGAACCGGAAATTCTCCATGGAGATGATCACCGGAGTGATGCGCACCACCGTGCGCCTTACCTCCATGGTATTCATCATTCTGGTGGGCGCGCAGACCTTCGGGCTCACCTTCCGGGGGCTGGGTGGCGACGACCTGATCCGGGAATTCATTACGGCCTTGGAATTGAGCAAGTGGGGCGTGCTGGCCATCGTGATGATGACGTTGTTCCTGGCCGGGTTTTTCCTGGATTTCATCGAGATCACCTTCATCCACGTGCCCGTGCTGACCCCGCTGATGGTCTACTACGGGTTCAATCCGGTCTGGTTCGCGATTCTGATTGCCGTCAACCTGCAAACTTCCTTTCTCACCCCCCCATTTGGCTACGCGCTTTTTTACCTCAAGAGCGTCTGCCCGCCCGGCGTCACGACGGCCCACATCTACAAGGGCATCGTACCGTTCGTGACGCTGCAATTGATCGGGCTGGTGATCGTTGTGTTCTTCCCGAAACTGGTGCTCTGGCTCCCCTGCCTGGTCTTCAGCAGTCAGTGCATATGA